The proteins below are encoded in one region of Scophthalmus maximus strain ysfricsl-2021 chromosome 4, ASM2237912v1, whole genome shotgun sequence:
- the LOC118301963 gene encoding transmembrane protein 138-like, whose amino-acid sequence MLFNTYVFQVGLVAVLLERFRSLLMLSALYLTFSIILHSWLMNLRWLNTNRFIWTDGLQVLFVFQRAASVLYYYFYKRTAEYLGDPRLYEDSPWLREVFARIRQ is encoded by the exons ATGCTGTTTAACACCTACGTCTTCCAGGTTGGCCTGGTCGCCGTGTTGCTGGAGCGATTTAGAAGCCTGCTAATGCTCTCCGCTCTCTACCTGACCTTCAGTATCATTCTCCATTCCTGGCTCATG AATCTGCGTTGGCTGAATACCAACAGATTCATTTGGACAGATGGCCTTCAGGTGCTGTTTGTGTTCCAAAGAGCAG CGTCTGTGTTGTACTACTACTTCTACAAGAGGACCGCAGAGTATCTGGGCGACCCTCGCCTCTACGAGGATTCGCCGTGGCTGCGAGAAGTCTTTGCTCGAATCAGGCAGTga